One Micromonospora craniellae genomic region harbors:
- a CDS encoding carbohydrate kinase family protein: protein MYDLLVLGGLGVDVRVRVPGLPLPVLDSVTVDPIDLRIGNTGAGVLLAAHALGLRVAVVDTVGADPAGDVVRAALARAGVHAVLAEDPAGTRRSVNLVDPAGRRMALYDPRASDGPAPLRTDRVAALIRDTTHVHLSIMGWVRDLLPTLADSLAEGVGSSTDLHDWDGRDPYHPPFAEIAELVLVSGAALGDRAAETAATLAPRPVLVTRGADGAELYLGNGVHRVPAATPPGPVVDTNGAGDAFAAGIVAARSRGATWVEAAGYAARVAAAACTYDGMEYPPGLLPPP, encoded by the coding sequence ATGTACGACCTACTGGTGCTCGGTGGACTCGGTGTGGACGTCCGGGTGCGGGTGCCCGGCCTGCCGCTGCCGGTTCTCGACTCGGTCACCGTCGACCCCATCGACCTGCGGATCGGCAACACGGGTGCCGGGGTGCTGCTCGCCGCCCACGCGCTCGGGCTGCGGGTGGCGGTCGTCGACACGGTCGGCGCCGACCCGGCCGGGGATGTCGTGCGGGCCGCTCTGGCCCGTGCCGGCGTGCACGCCGTGCTGGCCGAGGATCCGGCCGGTACCCGCCGCTCGGTGAACCTGGTCGATCCCGCCGGGCGCCGGATGGCGCTGTACGACCCCCGGGCCTCGGACGGTCCCGCGCCGTTGCGCACGGACCGGGTGGCGGCGCTGATCCGGGACACCACCCACGTCCACCTGTCGATCATGGGCTGGGTCCGGGACCTGCTGCCCACCCTGGCCGACAGCCTCGCCGAGGGGGTGGGCAGCTCCACCGACCTGCACGACTGGGACGGACGCGACCCCTACCATCCGCCCTTCGCCGAGATCGCCGAGCTGGTCCTGGTCAGCGGCGCGGCCCTGGGCGACCGGGCGGCGGAGACAGCGGCCACCCTGGCGCCGCGCCCGGTGCTGGTGACGCGGGGCGCGGACGGCGCGGAGCTGTACCTCGGGAACGGCGTGCACCGGGTGCCGGCCGCCACACCGCCGGGCCCGGTGGTCGACACCAACGGCGCCGGGGACGCCTTCGCCGCCGGGATCGTCGCGGCCCGGTCGCGTGGAGCGACCTGGGTCGAAGCGGCCGGGTACGCGGCCCGGGTGGCCGCCGCCGCCTGCACCTACGACGGCATGGAGTACCCGCCGGGGCTGCTCCCCCCGCCCTGA
- a CDS encoding peroxiredoxin: MPIEVGAEAPDFVLKDQNNQEVRLSDFRGRRTVLLVFYPLAFTGICQGELCEVRDNLDEYVSDDVQVLTVSVDSAYAHKIWADREGFQFPLLSDFWPHGAVAQAYGVFNEVAGIANRGTFVIDKNGVVRFAEMNMPGEPRDQHGWRKALAEASA; encoded by the coding sequence ATGCCGATCGAGGTTGGCGCCGAGGCGCCGGACTTCGTGCTGAAGGACCAGAACAACCAGGAGGTACGGCTCTCCGACTTCCGTGGCCGGCGTACCGTCCTGCTGGTCTTCTACCCGCTGGCCTTCACCGGCATCTGCCAGGGCGAGCTGTGCGAGGTGCGGGACAACCTCGACGAGTACGTCAGTGACGACGTCCAGGTGCTCACCGTCAGCGTCGACTCGGCGTACGCCCACAAGATCTGGGCGGACCGCGAGGGCTTCCAGTTCCCGCTGCTGTCGGACTTCTGGCCGCACGGTGCCGTCGCCCAGGCGTACGGCGTCTTCAACGAGGTCGCCGGCATCGCCAACCGGGGCACCTTCGTCATCGACAAGAACGGCGTGGTCCGGTTCGCCGAGATGAACATGCCCGGCGAACCGCGCGACCAGCACGGGTGGCGCAAGGCCCTGGCCGAGGCCAGCGCCTGA
- a CDS encoding thiamine pyrophosphate-dependent enzyme codes for MLSDVTTPQDLDDRFREALAALAAPERRADPAQPVADAATLTGAELLDLFDAQVTSRQLDLAGRWLWSFGEGYYTIGSAGHEGNAGVAAALRPTDPALLHYRSGAFYCVRAAQAARNADPDTDRAPGVDPAADRDGLTADAPAPTVPSPAAGPVEDAGQAEDGGTDVSAAPGGAGGRRPVDPVYTDAARDVLRGLVASREEPGAGGRHKVFGRADLAVVPTTSTVASHLPRAVGMGLAVERLRRLDARREPIPPGEASAAATWAPDAIVVCSFGDASINHASATAAFNTAGWYDHTGLRIPVLFVCEDNGLGLSLRSPQGWVATALRAKPGVRYFAADGTDLVETYEAAAEAAAWVRRHRRPAVLHLTTVRLMGHAGADAESAYRSAGEIRADLDRDPVVATARRLVEAGLASGAELLDRYDEIGWRIRRMAEGVLDEPKLSSPAEVIAPLAPRRPLRVARAVAEAGGRAAGSGAGVRAEAFGGKPPELVGPLTLAQSINAALTDGLLDHPQMAVFGEDVAAKGGVYGVTKGLRDRFGAARVFDTLLDETSILGLGLGAGLAGMLPVPEIQYLAYLHNAEDQLRGEAATMGFFSQGALRNPMVVRVAGLAYQEGFGGHFHNENSVAVLRDVPGLVIAVPARPDDAAAMLRTCLASAAVDGSVCVFLEPIALYHTRDLYTDGDGEWLAAYAEPGAWAGGHVPVGRARVYGVGSAGDVTIITFGNGVRMSLRAASALADEGLGTRVVDLRWLAPLPVADLIREATATGRVLVVDETRRSGGVGEGVLAALVDAGYVGAARRVAAVDSFVPLGPAARQVLVSEEAITQGARTLLAR; via the coding sequence ATGCTGTCGGACGTGACCACCCCGCAGGATCTCGACGATCGGTTCCGGGAGGCCCTGGCCGCCCTCGCCGCGCCGGAGCGCCGCGCCGACCCGGCACAGCCGGTGGCCGACGCTGCCACGCTGACCGGCGCAGAGCTGCTGGACCTCTTCGACGCACAGGTCACCAGCCGTCAACTCGACCTCGCCGGACGCTGGCTCTGGAGCTTCGGCGAGGGCTACTACACGATCGGCTCGGCCGGGCACGAGGGCAACGCCGGGGTCGCCGCAGCGCTGCGGCCCACCGACCCGGCCCTGCTGCACTACCGCTCCGGTGCGTTCTACTGCGTACGGGCCGCTCAGGCCGCCCGCAACGCGGATCCCGACACCGACCGGGCGCCCGGCGTGGACCCGGCCGCCGACCGTGACGGCCTGACCGCCGACGCGCCCGCGCCCACGGTGCCGTCTCCGGCGGCTGGGCCGGTCGAGGACGCTGGACAGGCCGAGGACGGCGGGACGGACGTCTCCGCTGCGCCGGGCGGCGCGGGCGGGCGGCGGCCGGTGGACCCGGTGTACACGGACGCGGCCCGGGACGTGCTGCGCGGGCTGGTGGCCTCGCGGGAGGAACCGGGCGCCGGCGGGCGGCACAAGGTCTTCGGCCGGGCCGACCTCGCCGTGGTGCCGACCACCTCGACGGTCGCCTCGCACCTGCCCCGGGCGGTCGGCATGGGCCTCGCGGTGGAGCGGTTGCGTCGGCTGGACGCGCGGCGGGAGCCGATCCCGCCGGGCGAGGCGTCCGCGGCGGCGACGTGGGCACCCGACGCGATCGTGGTCTGCTCGTTCGGGGACGCCTCGATCAACCACGCCAGTGCCACCGCCGCCTTCAACACCGCCGGCTGGTACGACCACACCGGCCTGCGCATTCCGGTGCTGTTCGTGTGCGAGGACAACGGCCTGGGCCTCAGCCTCCGTTCCCCGCAGGGCTGGGTGGCGACCGCGTTGCGCGCGAAGCCGGGTGTCCGGTACTTCGCCGCCGACGGCACGGACCTGGTCGAGACGTACGAGGCGGCGGCCGAGGCGGCGGCCTGGGTACGCCGGCACCGGCGACCCGCCGTGCTGCACCTGACCACGGTGCGGTTGATGGGGCACGCCGGGGCGGACGCCGAGAGCGCGTACCGGTCTGCCGGGGAGATTCGTGCCGACCTGGACCGGGATCCGGTGGTGGCCACCGCCCGGCGGCTGGTCGAGGCGGGCCTGGCCAGCGGCGCGGAGCTGCTGGACCGCTACGACGAGATCGGCTGGCGGATCCGCCGGATGGCCGAGGGGGTGCTCGACGAGCCGAAGCTGTCCAGCCCGGCAGAGGTGATCGCCCCGCTGGCCCCTCGCCGGCCGCTGCGGGTGGCCCGGGCGGTGGCCGAGGCGGGCGGCCGGGCGGCCGGTTCCGGCGCGGGCGTGCGGGCCGAGGCGTTCGGCGGCAAGCCGCCCGAGCTGGTCGGCCCGCTGACGCTGGCGCAGAGCATCAATGCCGCGCTCACCGACGGGCTGCTCGACCATCCGCAGATGGCTGTCTTCGGTGAGGACGTGGCCGCCAAGGGCGGGGTGTATGGGGTGACCAAGGGACTGCGGGACCGGTTCGGTGCCGCCCGGGTCTTCGACACGTTGCTCGACGAGACCTCGATCCTCGGCCTGGGGCTCGGTGCCGGGCTGGCCGGGATGCTGCCGGTGCCGGAGATCCAGTACCTGGCGTACCTGCACAACGCCGAGGACCAGTTGCGCGGCGAGGCGGCCACGATGGGGTTCTTCTCCCAGGGCGCGTTGCGTAACCCGATGGTGGTGCGGGTGGCCGGGTTGGCGTACCAGGAGGGCTTCGGCGGGCACTTCCACAACGAGAACTCGGTGGCGGTGCTGCGGGACGTACCCGGACTGGTGATCGCCGTACCGGCGCGGCCGGACGACGCGGCGGCGATGCTGCGCACCTGCCTGGCGAGCGCGGCGGTGGACGGCAGTGTCTGCGTGTTCCTGGAGCCGATCGCGCTCTACCACACCCGCGATCTCTACACCGACGGCGACGGGGAGTGGTTGGCCGCCTACGCCGAGCCGGGGGCCTGGGCGGGCGGGCACGTGCCGGTCGGACGGGCCCGGGTGTACGGCGTGGGCTCGGCCGGGGACGTCACCATCATCACGTTCGGTAACGGCGTCCGGATGTCGCTGCGGGCCGCGTCAGCGCTGGCCGACGAGGGCCTCGGCACCCGCGTGGTGGACCTGCGCTGGCTGGCCCCGCTGCCCGTGGCCGATCTCATTCGGGAGGCCACCGCGACCGGCCGGGTGCTGGTGGTGGACGAGACTCGGCGTTCCGGCGGGGTGGGTGAGGGAGTGCTGGCCGCCCTGGTCGATGCCGGTTATGTCGGTGCGGCACGACGGGTGGCAGCAGTTGACTCATTTGTACCATTAGGTCCGGCTGCCCGTCAGGTGCTGGTGTCCGAGGAGGCCATCACCCAGGGTGCCCGTACGCTGCTGGCACGGTAA
- a CDS encoding MarR family winged helix-turn-helix transcriptional regulator yields the protein MPRPPVTLAGPGRADRSRVAGDTVRRIMHVAGALRYHQDTEIAALGLTPAVARALYELDPDRPLLARELAEQLRCDRSNVTALVDKLERAGLVERRADPADRRQRTLVVTEAGRRMRDRVHEVLSDSRLLAGLSTEELTVLGELAWKVSDGGCPERFGA from the coding sequence ATGCCGCGACCACCCGTCACCCTGGCCGGCCCGGGTCGGGCCGACCGGTCCCGGGTGGCTGGCGACACGGTCCGGCGGATCATGCACGTGGCCGGCGCCCTGCGGTACCACCAGGACACCGAGATCGCCGCGCTGGGGCTGACCCCGGCGGTCGCCCGCGCGCTCTACGAGCTGGACCCGGATCGCCCGCTGCTCGCCCGCGAGCTGGCCGAGCAGTTGCGCTGCGACCGGTCCAACGTGACCGCGCTGGTCGACAAGCTGGAGCGGGCCGGGCTGGTGGAGCGCCGCGCCGACCCGGCCGACCGGCGGCAGCGGACGCTGGTGGTGACCGAGGCGGGCCGGCGGATGCGGGACCGTGTCCACGAGGTGCTGTCCGACTCACGACTGCTGGCCGGGCTCAGCACGGAGGAGTTGACGGTCCTCGGCGAGCTGGCCTGGAAGGTCTCTGACGGCGGCTGCCCGGAGCGGTTCGGGGCGTAG
- a CDS encoding DUF3052 domain-containing protein, which yields MSATAGQAADGVRSLADRFGIEPGMVVMEMGYDDDVDSDLRDALTDRCGDLVDEDTDEVVDAVLVWYRDGDGDLFELLVDALGPLADNGVVWLLTPKAGRDGHVEPSEIAESAPTAGLQQTSTINAGKDWSGARLVLRRGAKGKK from the coding sequence GTGAGCGCGACCGCTGGTCAGGCTGCCGACGGGGTACGCAGCCTGGCGGACCGGTTCGGCATCGAGCCGGGGATGGTCGTCATGGAGATGGGCTACGACGACGACGTCGACTCCGATCTCCGGGACGCCCTGACCGACCGTTGTGGTGATCTGGTCGACGAGGACACCGACGAGGTGGTCGACGCCGTGCTGGTGTGGTATCGGGACGGCGACGGTGATCTCTTCGAACTTCTCGTCGACGCCCTCGGCCCCCTGGCCGACAACGGGGTCGTGTGGCTGCTGACGCCCAAGGCCGGCCGTGACGGGCACGTGGAACCGAGTGAGATCGCCGAGTCCGCACCCACCGCGGGCCTTCAGCAGACTTCCACCATCAACGCCGGTAAGGACTGGAGCGGCGCCCGTCTCGTGCTGCGCCGCGGCGCCAAGGGCAAGAAGTGA
- a CDS encoding polysaccharide pyruvyl transferase family protein, whose product MTRAGLTIGVLGSYGGRNLGDEAILTGLLADLREQEPNARIIVFSRNPAHTASAHPDVEAVPWEGVSRTDSALVLSQLDLLILGGGGILYDKEARRYLRVVRVAQERGLPLLTYAVGVGPLSEMVDTGMVRETLAGATQVTVRDQESRMVLEEAGLLNPITVTADPAFLLEPEDFPAELLREEGVPAGKRLVGMSVREPGRAAERLDVDGYHRLLAQIGDFLVHRIDAHVLFVPMERDDIRHSHGVLSHMIAAERGRILHGTYSPQQVLGLMRHFDLAVGMRLHFLIFAAMMGTPFLPLPYAGKVFDLAQRLGVPALRGVEREVEGPLLAEVDQLWDERDQRRETTAQRVAQVCEEARGTSRVTRSVLESLRTRSLVEVGA is encoded by the coding sequence ATGACGCGTGCCGGACTGACCATCGGCGTGCTCGGCTCGTACGGGGGGCGCAACCTCGGTGACGAGGCCATCCTCACCGGCCTGCTGGCCGACCTGCGGGAACAGGAACCGAACGCCCGGATCATCGTCTTCTCACGGAACCCGGCGCACACCGCGTCGGCCCACCCGGACGTCGAGGCGGTGCCGTGGGAGGGGGTCAGCCGTACCGACTCCGCCCTTGTGCTCTCCCAGCTCGACCTGCTCATCCTGGGTGGCGGCGGCATCCTCTACGACAAGGAGGCCCGCCGCTACCTCCGCGTGGTGCGGGTCGCCCAGGAACGCGGCCTGCCGCTGCTGACGTACGCGGTGGGGGTGGGCCCGCTCAGCGAGATGGTGGACACCGGAATGGTGCGCGAGACGCTGGCCGGCGCCACCCAGGTGACCGTACGCGACCAGGAGTCACGGATGGTGCTGGAGGAGGCCGGACTGCTCAACCCGATCACCGTCACCGCCGACCCGGCGTTCCTGCTGGAACCGGAGGACTTCCCGGCGGAACTGCTGCGCGAGGAGGGCGTCCCGGCGGGCAAGCGGCTGGTCGGCATGAGCGTACGGGAACCCGGCCGGGCCGCGGAACGACTCGACGTGGACGGCTACCACCGGCTGCTGGCCCAGATCGGCGACTTCCTGGTGCACCGGATCGACGCGCACGTGCTGTTCGTGCCGATGGAACGCGACGACATCCGGCACTCGCACGGGGTGCTCTCGCACATGATCGCCGCCGAGCGGGGTCGGATCCTGCACGGCACCTACTCGCCGCAGCAGGTGCTCGGGCTGATGCGCCACTTCGACCTGGCCGTCGGCATGCGGCTGCACTTCCTGATCTTCGCCGCGATGATGGGTACGCCGTTCCTGCCCCTGCCGTACGCCGGAAAGGTCTTCGACCTGGCCCAGCGGCTCGGAGTGCCGGCGCTGCGTGGCGTGGAGCGGGAGGTGGAGGGGCCGCTGCTGGCCGAGGTCGACCAGTTGTGGGACGAGCGTGACCAGCGGCGGGAGACCACCGCCCAGCGGGTCGCCCAGGTCTGTGAGGAGGCCCGGGGCACCTCGCGGGTGACCCGGTCGGTGCTGGAGAGCCTGCGCACCCGCTCCCTCGTCGAGGTCGGCGCCTGA